The Cinclus cinclus chromosome 3, bCinCin1.1, whole genome shotgun sequence genome has a window encoding:
- the LOC134042039 gene encoding serine/threonine-protein kinase pim-1-like has protein sequence MPLFPRKLADVFGMQTYVRNPGVGNGAAAGAGGCPGQNDESAVPSARAEKPPLEQLYREGPLLGSGGFGSVYAGTRLADGVPVAIKRVSRDRVLEWARLHDGALVPLELVLLWMASWPGFRGIVRLLDWFELPDGFALVMERPERCQDLWHLLHAGGFLPEPVARALFRQVLGAVRHCTSRGVLHRDIKAENVLVDLATGEAKLIDFGCGTILQDTFYTQMAGTREYYPPEWILFGRYHGQPATIWSLGILLYQLVCRHLPFKSREDIVQGQLFFPPRVSQECQHLIRWCLSMDPADRPSLDDLL, from the exons ATGCCTCTGTTCCCAAGGAAACTCGCTGACGTGTTTGGCATGCAGACCTATGTGCGGAACCCCGgcgttgggaatggag cggcggccggggcgggcgggtgccCCGGGCAGAATGACGAGAGCGCGGTGCCGTCCGCACGGGcggagaagcctcccctggagcagctgtaccgggagggcccgctgctggggagcggcggcttcggcagcgtttacgccgggacccggctcgccgacggcgtcccg gtggccatcaagcgagtgtcccgggaccgcgtcttggagtgggcgcggctg cacgacggcgcccttgtgcccctggagctggtgctgctctggatggcgtcgtggcccggcttccgcggcatcgtgcggctcctggactggttcgagctgcccgacggcttcgcgctggtcatggagcgtccggagcgctgtcaggacctctggcacctgctgcacgcgggggggttcctgccagagcccgtggcgcgggcgctgttccggcaggtgctgggggccgtgcggcactgcaccagccgcggcgtcctgcaccgcgacatcaaggccgagaacgtgctcgttgacctggccaccggcgaggcgaagctcatcgacttcggctgcggcaccatcctgcaggacacgttctacacccagatggccg gaacgcgggagtactacccaccggagtggatcctctttggccgctaccatggccagccagccaccatctggtccctgggcatcctgctctatcagctggtgtgcaggcaccttcctttcaaaagcagagaggacatcgtccagggacagctcttcttcccgccccgggtgtctcaag agtgccagcacctgatcaggtggtgcttatccatggaccctgcagacaggccatccttggatgacctttta